A stretch of the Perca flavescens isolate YP-PL-M2 chromosome 3, PFLA_1.0, whole genome shotgun sequence genome encodes the following:
- the LOC114552193 gene encoding LOW QUALITY PROTEIN: olfactory receptor 52K1-like (The sequence of the model RefSeq protein was modified relative to this genomic sequence to represent the inferred CDS: deleted 1 base in 1 codon): MIITNKTTIKDFIILGFPGLDPMYYGPVCTLLFFTYMAILVGNIFILVFVGVERHLHKPTYLIFCMATNDLLFGTVTLPKMISRYWWDDKIISFGACFTQMYFVHSLGAIQSLLLLIMALDRFIAVCFPLKYPVLLTNNIVSMACGLSWICTFLRMMYIVFHALTLPYCKSNIVQCYCDHTSVINLACGGDVKYVQTVALILAMFSLLLPLSFILFSFISIFVVVLRIGNAEGRYKTLSTCTPQLLISCLYYMPRCFVYLAHYIGFSFSLDIRILLVLLYSLLPCAVNPIIYCFKTKYIKDILMKRLKNAKVGIKLHSNA, encoded by the exons atgattattacaaacaaaacaacaatcaaAGACTTCATAATACTTGGATTCCCAGGACTTGACCCAATGTATTATGGACCTGTATGTACTCTTCTTTTCTTTACCTACATGGCTATTCTTGttggaaatatttttattttagtttttgttggaGTTGAGAGGCATCTTCATAAGCCAACATATCTGATCTTCTGTATGGCAACGAATGATTTGTTATTTGGGACAGTGACCTTACCAAAAATGATTTCCAGATATTGGTGGGATGACAAGATAATATCTTTTGGTGCCTGCTTCACTCAGATGTATTTTGTTCATTCCTTGGGAGCAATTCAATCTCTCCTTCTCCTTATTATGGCCCTTGATCGTTTTATTGCAGTTTGTTTTCCATTAAAATATCCTGTTCTACTTACAAATAACATTGTATCTATGGCTTGCGGATTGTCATGGATTTGTACATTTCTTAGGATGATGTATATTGTATTTCATGCCCTAACCTTACCTTATTGTAAATCTAATATTGTGCAATGTTATTGTGACCATACTTCAGTTATAAACCTGGCATGTGGTGGAGATGTAAAATATGTTCAGACTGTTGCTCTCATCCTTGCAATGTTTAGTCTCTTGCTTCCACTTTCATTTATActtttttcctttatttccatctttgtagttgttttaaGAATAGGAAACGCAGAAGGACGATACAAAACTTTATCAACTTGTACACCACAGTTACTAATTTCTTGCCTTTATTACATGCCAAGATGTTTTGTTTATCTAGCTCATTATATAGGATTCTCTTTCAGTTTGGACATCCGCATTTTATTGGTATTGTTGTACAGTCTTCTTCCTTGTGCTGTTAATCCAATCATATAT TgcttcaaaacaaaatatatcaaaGATATTTTGATGAAGAGATTGAAAAATGCTAAAGTTGGAATAAAGCTTCATAGTAATGCATAG